Genomic window (Lycium barbarum isolate Lr01 chromosome 2, ASM1917538v2, whole genome shotgun sequence):
ACCCACCGCTTGTGTTTCCAGACCTAGCTGCATTGttcccctgctgggcctgattattaCGAGGGACTGCTGAATTTGTGGGCTGTGCCACGTTACCTCCGGTACCTTGCCTAGCTGACGGACAATCTTTCTGAAAATGGCCTCTCTGGCCACAACCATAACATATATACGTGCCCACGcgacactcacctgagtgtctcttattacacttgccacatatcggatgagtataagtcgactgacccccACTAGCTTGAGAGTACGAACctgatggcctgaaattctgcttcttatcattgCGGAACTTAGGAAGTGAGGCACTTGCTATGGACGGAGCAGgtactgctgacctgttcttaaagaatttcctattTCGGTTCCCGTTGAACTGTCTAGTAGACTtaaccctcttgttgaactctttgtctttctctttttgtaaggtttcttcctcctttagccttgtctcattgccCTGTACAAAAGCAACCATTTTGGAAATAGTCATTGTCCCATTATGTGCAACaatattggctccatcatacaaatgggaatcaagacctccaacgaatcttctcactcttgccctcatatcgggTAACATGTGTGGGGCATGCTTAGCCAGGCTAACGAACTCCAAATAGTAATCGTGAACTGGCCTGCCATTTTGTTTGAGCTTCAGGAATTgttcagccttagcctctctgacctctactggcataaagtggtctaggaatgcactagcaaattcatcccatgtagcatcagacgcattctcacctcgggacaattcccaatattcataccacgtgttagcaatgctctgcagctgatgagctccaaaagtagttgcttcggtttctgtaactgtcataatcctgaagatcttttggagagcatcaatgtagtcctgagggtcttcatctttctttgtccccgtaaagactgggggtttcattctgagaaaatccttcgtcatagaagactctccattacctcctgaacttgacccagattcctgacgttgggcctgagctgctaccagctgtgtgagcatgttgatagcactcctaacatccccatctgaagcactaggaggtgtaacggtAAGGGCAGTTGGAGCTGTTGCCTGAGTCGGAACGGTATCTTCGTGAGCTACTTCCGCGGCAGCCCTTTGGCTGGTGGCTGTGTTTCTCTTCTTGTACTTCcttttgtaaggcattttctgaaaacacgtacacgcacgaattaggaagAAATCCTAAGAGTAATGCtttaactgcacgatctagaatatgaaagaaatgagacaatcctgaatgtcttggtggtcaactgtttatatgtgtggggccctcacacatataaaagagacccactggacacggtttcatagactccctaaagatccttgaacctaggctctgataccatctttgtcacgccccaaaccatggcctggacgtaacacggcactcggtgcctgactgcatgtgaccgagcgaaccacatgacttgttgaatcatcatgatgcataacataagcggaatataacgtgaatgcatgatgagcctttataaaacgtattaagtcgtaatacttaataaagtacttgtttaaacatgagtgagcccaaatggctatacgactccaaatgtctgacatgacataactgacttgtctagtctatgaaacctctaacatgagtctgaacataaaatatacttattgggacaaggcccccagcatacccttAATGCATCAATGACATAAGGTAAACAACTAACTAAACCCCGAAGAGAATGGGGCTTACCCAAAAGCTGATATGagagttgtcctactgagcaggtgCGTTGTCCTGTAcgtcagtacctgcatcgtgaaatgcaggcccccaaggcAAATAAACGGGGACGTCAGTActttgaatgtactagtatgtaaacacAAGAGAGAAATAGCAGgcacatgatacatgaacatgaaattgaaactgaaactggatACTGAAACTGATcataaacatgagtactgtaagcatgagataatctgtaataatctgtaatgatctgtaatattttgtaataccgacatgaaccaccacggggagaaacgtggagtctgatctctgcccgatcagctaagccatctcgtaccttgccggggcacgagacatgaacatgacatgaatggatccaaaatccctcaatgggaaaaatatgaaggaatcgtcctaactgggcggagcgatccttatcctacgttggcatacgtagtttcaggctatctgagccttttggtattaatacaactcccgaacatgaaaataactgAAAACATGATTTCTGAACCTTGACATGAACATGGGTGCATGAAGACAtgacaataaatacatatataaaagtttttcatgaaaataagcataatatctcatatcttgtgttatagaacccatggaatgcaagttatgggtttttcatagattacggaccgAGTCTCAATTACCAAAACAGTAAATTAAGACTAATCAACAGAATTGTAACTGACTATTTAATATACatcatggttcaagtgtctagGGTTCAACATGAATATGCCTAGAATCTTAAAACTTGGTGTATAATCATGGAATACTGAAACATGGGGAGGAAcaaggatgttcccacacgtggatagcgcctacataccttgacttccttcaacttgtccttcaatcccttcaactttaatctataatattacaggtcatagggattctatattagcaacaatatccatgctttgttcatctaagcattttatcaaacacttggtgggcatgaagctccacaaccctcattaatggtgttttcttaacccaatccccattctattacttctaggtacttctacaatctcaattagatgtaatttacatcattcttcatcctccatatgaatacaacaatccaaagtcaacaatccaacaactctaacatagttcatataattctcttcatcaaacccaattattattctccctataattcatcaattcacaactagaaatgattagggatagaaacattacctttttatgagtagtcaccacgaaatcaacgtccccaagttcgatttttagcttagaatgacggcgacaacttgtactacactttatccttcacaagcttcgggattcggggccttaagcttggttgattttctactttctctctctagctctcctctctctcacttcctctctctaaaaatctgaaatttgagggaaatggaggctgctagggttttcatttcccttaaatactaagggggaaatgggttgacccaacttgaaaacgggttgggaccttgctgtcttaaaacgtccatatctccctatcccgatgtcgcctataaacccacaacctatggttggaaaggtatttcaattatctacaactttcgttctttgagttttcccaaagtCCCAAGTTATGATacggttatggcctcccgaagtcaggtgacccaaaacgtacatacggaccaagatacggtcactgttacggtcccgtaacacaaaggacggaccgtaacttggtaccgtaacttggtgaaatttccagtgaggttctggaaattttcagtgtgttacggtccactgttacggcccgtaacacgtgttacggtccgtaacgtcaccgttacgctggcagaatttccagcgaacagtcttcagtaaaatgggcataacgctttgcacagatgttcgtttgaccccccataatataccattggaaagatatttcaaagggctacaactttcatcaaggaagttttccaaaattccaaattaataatggggttatggtcgttggaagtaagaccttctataaactcacttgcaaacatgtctcgtagagtggttttcaactttgctttgcccaaagactcttctcatctattgattgggtttcaaacatcatttatacactactcaaattgggtttattatacccccatcttatgatacaaatcttagcccgaagctacgaggtgttacactctACTACCACTTTCTCCATCTCCCCCACCTATGGTAAAGTCTCTGCCTCCTCAATCAAAGTCTGCACCTCCCCCTTCTCCATCTCCCCCACCTCTAGTAAATTCTTCTCCACTACCAGTTTCTCCATCTCCCCTACCTATGGTAAAGTCTCCACCTCCACCACCATTGTCTCCATCTCCTCCACATTCGAAAAAGTCTCCGGCTCCTCCATCAGAGTCTACACCTCCACCACCACCTTCTGCATCTCCCCTGCCTCTGGTAAACTCTCCGCCTCCTCCATCAAAGTCTCCACCACCACCTTCTCCTTCTCCCCCACCTCCGTTAAAGTCTCTACCTCCTCCATTAAAGTCTCCACCTCTACCACCACCTTCTCCATCTGTCCCACCTCTGGTAAAGTCTCCGCCTCCTCCAGTAAAGTCTCCACCTTTGCCACCACTTTCTCTATCCTCCCAGCCTCCGGTAACGTCTCCTCCTCCTCCAACAAATTCTCCACCTCCACCACCACCTTCTCCATTTACCCCGCCTCCGGTAAAGTCTCCGCCACCTCCATCAAAATTTCCACCTCCACCACTTTCTCCATCTCCCCCACCTCTAATAAAGTCTCCACCTCCACCACCAGCTTCTTCATCTCCCCCAACTCCGATAAAGTCTCCGCCTCCTCCATCTCTCATGATTATTCCACCATTGCCAAAACAACCTCCACTCCCAGTTCCGCCATTGCCACGTTCTCCATTCCCCTTTCGTCTAGCACCCTAGTACTACAACCCGCCTCCACTACCATTGAAATTTCATGGTTATCACTTCGCCTCTTCTCTTCCTCTGTCACAACTAAAATAAGTTTCACTTCAATAATTGCATGATATTGCATCTTATCTGATTTGAAATATGTAATCAATTTGTGTTTCTCATTTGAGAGATTTGCTTATTGATACTGAAATAATTTTTCTTTCCTAACTTAGTTTATTCTTAATAAAAAGGATCTGAAAGAAATCCTACTTTGGTTGTATTTGTGCTATTCATGTATATTTTTCTTCTCTATGTAAgaaataaagttaaattatttattttgcaACCATTGTATTCTCTGCTTTCTATTTTATCTGACACCATAAGACTGAACACAAATTTTTAATGTCAATCTGAGTTGTACATTCATCGGTAGTAGGGTAGCAAACTATCAAACTATAGTTGAAAATTTTGcttgaaagaaaaaaattatattataatTGAAATTCAAATATTTTTTGGATCTTTCATCCAAAGATTACCGTCAATCTATTGTTATACCATAGAAATATTTCCAGAAAAATGGAAAACTTTTTCTTAGATTGCCAAAAAATTGATTTACATGTACATTTCAAACAATGAAATTATTGTAACAAATTCTCTAAACCTTTTTATTATTATACAATAAAATTTTATTGGTATAAGGGATTCAATAACTCGCCATAGAGCAATTTATAATTTCTTCTTAATTAAAGTCAATCCCACGGCTGTACTAACATGTGATCATGAGGGTTTTGTCATTAGGGAGAATGACGTCTATACATAATAAGAAACTTATTTACGAAACGTGAATATAGTTTTTAGTTAACAAACCAtatcaggtttttttttttttttacaaatcaTATACGAAATTTCTGCTCAAGGCTTGAAAAATTGGCTCAATGCTTAAAAGTTTTGCTCAACATTTTGTGCATGAAAACTGTATGGAACattatgaaatgtgtatatctcgctcaaggcttaaataTATCGCTCAcattttttgtgtatgaaatgatatgaagtaTGTATATCTCACTCAAGGTTTAGAATTTGACTCACATTTTTCATGCATGAAAACGGTATAAAACGTGTATATAgctatatatattttgtataatgtTCATGTTAGGTTCTTGGAAATTTGATACAACTATaaaaacattgtatacaactttcatacaaatttaatacaaatacaaCATACAAAATGTAAAAATACAAATTTTCATACAAACTCAACCTTCAAGTATCATACAACTTTAATAAAATTTTGAATCTCCTTCGAAACTTGGAAAAAAAACCGCGCTTCAAATCTCACTCGGGGATTAGAATTTCGTTCACAATGTCGTGTATAaaaatatgaaatatgtatatgagtatATAAATTTTGTATAACTTTTTTGTTAggttttttaaaaatttaatacaactagTATAACAACTTTTAtataatattcacaaatttaaTGCAACtacaaaaacttaaaaaacataaaatataattttcatacaaacTCAAAAAATACAAGTATCATACCATTTTAATACAATTTTGAATCTCGCTTCGAAATCAGGAAAAGATCACACTTCGGAAGATAATCTGACATCTTTTCATATTCAAATCCCAGAAACTCAGATCTTTTGTGAGCCAAACTGTAATATTCGACCGCCAACGCCACAAACTTGAGAAACCACATTaacttcaatttcttcctctacGAGGGAATGGCAAGAAACCTAACAGATATAGCAATTAGGGCCTCAACGTCGACTTCTTTAGCAAGATCTGCATCCATCTCCAACAATTGTAATGCTTTGAGAGGTCGCCACCGGTGGCCAGTTCGGTGTCGGAATAGAATACGTGGTAGATGGTTTATGGTTAGGGCGGATAACACGGAGATTGGAGATGAGTTTCCACCAATTCCAATTCGTTTTGGTTCAAGAATTTCAATCATTATATCAAATCCAATTTCGACGTTCCTACTAAAATTCTAAGTATTTATCATGTATGAATCTTTTTAATTATGCCCCTTCTTAAGTTCTACCTATTGAAAAAATTCCCATGTATATTCAGTATTTATGGCCTTCCAATTCCCCATTTTTATCCTTATTAGAGCTATGACTCGAAAAGTTCGTAGCACTTTCCTTTTCATTGTCACTTCAATTTTCTTCTGCGCTACCCTCTATCACCTTTACCTTCAAGATTCCATCTCCGTCATCGAAGATGATGATCTCCGCCCTTCTTCCAGTGGTAGCCGCCCACTTTGAGAAGAAGTCAGATCTATGCCTACTTTGATAAGAAGTCATACCACGTATCTGTGAAGGAAGAGAATTTTTCctattatattttttaaaatatcattatgttttgtaaataaggaaaataaggaaaagtatatatatttttagtaataaaGAGTTTTAAGTAGGCAGCCTATGTCATTTTTCCTTATACTGTtaagtagtattttttttttcattagccTATGTCAAAAACACACTTCAAGTatcatattttttttagtttcttaCTTGAACTATCAGGCGTGACAGTTTCCTACTTAtactatcaccaactagtttgcaaaacacaatTCAACTATCAGTTATTCACTTTTTCTCCTtgaattatcaccaactagtttCCAAAATACAcctcatatatatacacacgcatTTTCATGCATacgatatgtatattatatgtatatttgtattTAACACTATATAAAACATATACATGCATATTAGGGAAGTCCAGAAAAATAATTATCCCATAAAACTAGCATACATGTAAGTCAAAGGAAACGAAACGACATAAATGTTATAGGAATATTTGACTGTGCATTCTAAAATAAGTGATGACTAACAAATGTAAAATTTCATGTGATGA
Coding sequences:
- the LOC132628357 gene encoding pollen-specific leucine-rich repeat extensin-like protein 3 gives rise to the protein MVKSLPPQSKSAPPPSPSPPPLVNSSPLPVSPSPLPMVKSPPPPPLSPSPPHSKKSPAPPSESTPPPPPSASPLPLVNSPPPPSKSPPPPSPSPPPPLKSLPPPLKSPPLPPPSPSVPPLVKSPPPPVKSPPLPPLSLSSQPPVTSPPPPTNSPPPPPPSPFTPPPVKSPPPPSKFPPPPLSPSPPPLIKSPPPPPASSSPPTPIKSPPPPSLMIIPPLPKQPPLPVPPLPRSPFPFRLAP